In Acipenser ruthenus chromosome 15, fAciRut3.2 maternal haplotype, whole genome shotgun sequence, a genomic segment contains:
- the LOC117422364 gene encoding rRNA-processing protein FCF1 homolog: protein MGKQKKTKKYATMKRMISLRDQRINEKDRAKPRKKIKEDTSAIKEREVTKYPSCLFFQYNTQLGPPYHILVDTNFINFSIKAKLDIVQSMMDCLYAKCIPCITDCVMAEIEKLGKKYRVALRIAKDPRFERLPCTHKGTYADDCLVQRVTQHKCYIIATVDRDLKRRIRKIPGVPIMYISNHRYNIERMPDDYGAPRF, encoded by the exons ATG ggaaaacaaaagaaaacgaaGAAATATGCCACGATGAAGCGGATGATTAGCCTGAGGGATCAGAGAAT AAATGAAAAGGACAGAGCCAAACCCCGAAAGAAAATAAAGGAAGACACTTCTGCAATAAAAGAAAGAGAAGT TACCAAGTACCCCTCCTGCCTCTTCTTCCAGTATAACACCCAGCTGGGTCCCCCTTACCACATCCTGGTTGATACTAACTTCATCAACTTTTCCATTAAAGCAAAACTCGATATTGTGCAATCCATGATGGACTGTCTGTATGCTAAAT gcaTTCCATGTATCACAGACTGCGTAATGGCTGAGATTGAGAAACTGGGAAAGAAATACAGAGTTGCACTCAG GATAGCCAAAGATCCTCGGTTTGAGCGCTTGCCGTGCACGCACAAAGGGACGTATGCTGACGACTGTTTAGTCCAAAGGGTCACACAG caCAAGTGTTACATCATAGCCACAGTCGACAGAGATTTAAAAAGAAGAATTCGCAAAATCCCAGGCGTCCCTATTATGTACATCTCTAACCACAG
- the LOC117423385 gene encoding apoptosis-resistant E3 ubiquitin protein ligase 1-like isoform X3 produces the protein MNEKWSIAGALIFGCTVALCFLIRDLMFYVIGGITVSIIAFVFTIKFLCELAARVVSFLQNEDRGRRGDHTIYDYVRGNYLDPRSCKVTWDWKDPQEVGHTMTFRVYLFYKNGQPFPANRPVGLRVQISHVELALDIPVTQEVLQEPNLNVVKVVFTVRKAGRYEITVKLRGLNVAYSPYYKIFQPGTVVPSKTKIAYHFSTLVLTIEQQHAIQIEPRDEYGNPTSNSVSLIDEENYNVQVHELGTQNEENPENYYSKSVLSSKLQCQVLLRLTVRKKGCFRACISYHNQPISNGEFDIIVLSENEKNTVEKSVSTPGMSIYFEAYLYSTGNYSNSTWQLFPSALLVSQRRPSTANEEDDEERDSPSEGTLDKVKKPKKVFCYLSPKQLSVKEFYLKIIPWRLFTFRVCPGTKFSYHGPDPIHKHLTLVVDDGMQPPVELSCKDRNIMAATFIRFLHKNIGGSETFQDKVNFFQRELRQLHSKRPRTKTCLKISRHSVLDSSLKVTRNFSVSDWSKIFEVVFQDEEALDWGGPRREWFELVCKSLFDTSNELFTRFSDNNQGLVHPNADRPPHLRLKMYEFAGKVVGKCLYESAMGGSYKQLVRARFSRSFLAQIIGLRMTYKYFETDDQEFYKTKVCFILNNDVSEMDLVFAEEKYNKSGQLEKVVELISGGAQIPVTNENKMFYLNLLAQYRLANQVREEVEHFLKGLNELVPENLLAIFDENELELLMCGTGDINALDFKAHAVIVGGSWHFREKVMKWFWAVVSSFTQEELARLLQFTTGSSQLPPGGFAVLCPSFQIIAAPTHSTLPTAHTCFNQLCLPTYDSYEELHKMLKLAISEGSEGFGML, from the exons ATGAATGAAAAGTGGTCTATAG ctggAGCTCTGATTTTCGGCTGTACTGTTGCACTGTGCTTTCTCATAAGGGACCTCATGTTTTACGTGATTG GTGGAATTACAGTTTCCATTATAGCGTTTGTCTTCACAATTAAGTTTCTGTGTGAACTTGCGGCTAGAGTCGTCAGCTTTCTTCAGAATGAAGACCGTGGCCGGAGGGGAGATCACACCATCTACGACTACGTTCGTGGCAATTACCTTGATCCAAGGTCATGCAAGGTCACATGGGACTGGAAGGATccacaagaagtgggacacactATGACCTTCAGAGTTTAC CTGTTCTATAAAAATGGGCAGCCATTTCCAGCAAATCGGCCTGTGGGTTTGCGAGTCCAAATCTCCCATGTAGAGTTGGCTCTGGATATTCCTGTGACTCAAGAAGTGCTCCAGGAACCCAATTTGAATGTGGTTAAGGTCGTCTTCACAGTACGAAAAGCAGGCCGCTACGAAATAACTGTCAAGCTAAGGGGGCTGAATGTGGCTTATAGTCCTTATTACAAAATATTTCAGccag gTACAGTTGTTCCATCAAAAACTAAGATTGCATACCATTTTTCCACATTGGTTTTGACAATTGAACAGCAGCATGCAATACAGATTGAACCCAGGGATGAGTATGGCAATCCCACCAGTAATTCTGTATCCCTAATTGATGAAGAAAACTACAATGTGCAAGTCCATGAG CTTGGGACCCAAAATGAAGAGAACCCAGAGAATTACTATAGCAAATCAGTGTTGTCCAGTAAGTTGCAATGCCAGGTGTTGCTGAGACTGACCGTCAGGAAGAAGGGCTGTTTCCGTGCCTGTATCTCCTACCACAATCAACCCATCAGCAATGGAGAATTTGACATCATTGTTCTCAGTG AGAATGAAAAGAACACTGTAGAAAAGAGTGTCTCTACACCGGGAATGAGTATTTACTTTGAGGCCTACCTTTATAGCACAGGGAATTATTCTAACTCCACGTGGCAGTTATTCCCCTCTGCACTGCTGGTGTCACAGCGACGCCCGTCTACTGCCAACGAGGAAGATGACGAGGAGCGGGACTCCCCTTCTGAGGGAACACTGGACAAAGTGAAGAAACCAAAAAAGGTGTTTTGTTACCTATCACCAAAG CAACTCTCCGTGAAGGAATTTTACCTGAAAATCATTCCATGGCGACTTTTTACCTTCAGAGTATGTCCAGGAACAAAG TTTTCATACCATGGCCCTGATCCCATTCACAAGCATCTGACTCTGGTGGTGGACGATGGGATGCAGCCACCAGTAGAGCTCAGCTGCAAAGACAGAAACATCATGGCTGCAACATTCATAAGGTTTCTGCACAAAAATATAG GAGGCTCGGAAACTTTCCAGGACAAGGTGAACTTCTTCCAGAGAGAGCTCCGGCAGCTGCATTCAAAAAGACCTCGCACCAAGACGTGCTTGAAGATCAGCCGGCATTCTGTCCTTGATTCA TCTCTGAAAGTGACACGAAACTTCTCAGTATCGGACTGGAGCAAGATCTTTGAGGTTGTTTTCCAAGATGAAGAAG CGCTTGACTGGGGTGGGCCCAGAAGAGAGTGGTTTGAGCTGGTCTGCAAATCACTTTTCGACACATCCAATGAGCTCTTCACACGTTTCAGTGATAACAACCAGGGCTTG GTCCACCCGAATGCAGACCGTCCTCCTCATCTCAGACTGAAGATGTACGAGTTTGCTGGGAAAGTGGTTGGAAAGTGCTTGTACGAGTCAGCCATGGGTGGGTCTTACAAACAGCTGGTACGAGCGAGGTTTTCACGCTCCTTCCTGGCTCAGATCATAGGTCTACGGATGACCTACAAG TACTTTGAAACAGATGATCAGGAATTCTACAAAACCAAAGTTTGCTTCATCCTCAATAATGATGTCAGTGAAATGGACCTTGTCTTTGCTGAGGAGAAATACAACAAATCAGGGCAGCTGGAGAAG GTGGTGGAGCTAATATCTGGTGGTGCTCAGATCCCAGTTACCAATGAGAACAAGATGTTCTACCTGAATCTCCTCGCACAGTACAGGCTGGCCAACCAGGTCAGAGAGGAGGTGGAACACTTCCTGAAGG gattaAATGAATTGGTTCCTGAAAACCTCTTGGCCATATTCGATGAAAATGAGTTAGAG CTGCTGATGTGTGGCACAGGGGATATCAATGCCTTGGATTTTAAAGCCCATGCTGTGATTGTGGGAGGATCTTGGCACTTCAGAGAGAAG gtAATGAAGTGGTTTTGGGCTGTAGTGTCAAGTTTTACCCAGGAAGAACTAGCTCGTTTATTGCAGTTCACAACCGGCTCCTCGCAGCTTCCTCCCGGAGGCTTTGCCGTGCTGTGCCCTTCCTTCCAGATCATAGCTGCACCCACACACAGCACACTGCCAACTGCGCACACCTG TTTTAACCAGTTGTGCCTCCCTACCTATGACTCCTATGAGGAGCTGCACAAAATGCTGAAACTGGCCATCAGTGAGGGAAGTGAAGGGTTTGGGATGTTATGA
- the LOC117423385 gene encoding apoptosis-resistant E3 ubiquitin protein ligase 1-like isoform X2, producing MDRLFLLTFGLCSVVWVIFWEVKWKKSTENQIEEWLHVNRLSEYRHLFEDVQSLEELTLCVLSRLEEAVHKTQHWQEIEDTQSQLVRDFAFQEWLFSQGLEHYYHKLKALGCSSLDDLAQFDSQLQLSLAAWGYYYEDYIKLSTGVQVLQASRGHHDLDYETRLVHSLAQRRMNEKWSIAGALIFGCTVALCFLIRDLMFYVIGGITVSIIAFVFTIKFLCELAARVVSFLQNEDRGRRGDHTIYDYVRGNYLDPRSCKVTWDWKDPQEVGHTMTFRVYLFYKNGQPFPANRPVGLRVQISHVELALDIPVTQEVLQEPNLNVVKVVFTVRKAGRYEITVKLRGLNVAYSPYYKIFQPGTVVPSKTKIAYHFSTLVLTIEQQHAIQIEPRDEYGNPTSNSVSLIDEENYNVQVHELGTQNEENPENYYSKSVLSSKLQCQVLLRLTVRKKGCFRACISYHNQPISNGEFDIIVLSENEKNTVEKSVSTPGMSIYFEAYLYSTGNYSNSTWQLFPSALLVSQRRPSTANEEDDEERDSPSEGTLDKVKKPKKVFCYLSPKQLSVKEFYLKIIPWRLFTFRVCPGTKFSYHGPDPIHKHLTLVVDDGMQPPVELSCKDRNIMAATFIRFLHKNIGSETFQDKVNFFQRELRQLHSKRPRTKTCLKISRHSVLDSSLKVTRNFSVSDWSKIFEVVFQDEEALDWGGPRREWFELVCKSLFDTSNELFTRFSDNNQGLVHPNADRPPHLRLKMYEFAGKVVGKCLYESAMGGSYKQLVRARFSRSFLAQIIGLRMTYKYFETDDQEFYKTKVCFILNNDVSEMDLVFAEEKYNKSGQLEKVVELISGGAQIPVTNENKMFYLNLLAQYRLANQVREEVEHFLKGLNELVPENLLAIFDENELELLMCGTGDINALDFKAHAVIVGGSWHFREKVMKWFWAVVSSFTQEELARLLQFTTGSSQLPPGGFAVLCPSFQIIAAPTHSTLPTAHTCFNQLCLPTYDSYEELHKMLKLAISEGSEGFGML from the exons ATGGACCGACTCTTCCTGCTGACTTTTGGTCTGTGCTCTGTTGTGTGGGTTATTTTCTGGGAAGTCAAGTGGAAGAAATCAACAGAAAATCAGATTGAAGAATGGCTCCATGTAAACAGACTTTCCGAATACAGACACCTCTTTGAAG ATGTGCAGTCCTTGGAAGAGCTGACTTTATGTGTCTTGTCCCGTTTGGAGGAAGCTGTGCATAAGACCCAGCATTGGCAGGAAATTGAGGATACACAAAGCCAGCTAGTCCGTGACTTTGCCTTTCAGGAGTGGCTCTTCTCTCAAGGTCTTGAGCACTATTACCACAA attaaaagCCTTGGGGTGCAGCAGCCTGGATGATTTAGCCCAGTTTGATAGTCAGCTACAGTTATCACTGGCTGCCTGGGGGTACTATTACGAAGATTATATCAAACTGTCGACTGGTGTGCAGGTCCTACAAGCTTCGAGGGGACACCACGATCTAGACTACGAGACTCGGCTGGTCCACAGCTTGGCTCAACGGCGAATGAATGAAAAGTGGTCTATAG ctggAGCTCTGATTTTCGGCTGTACTGTTGCACTGTGCTTTCTCATAAGGGACCTCATGTTTTACGTGATTG GTGGAATTACAGTTTCCATTATAGCGTTTGTCTTCACAATTAAGTTTCTGTGTGAACTTGCGGCTAGAGTCGTCAGCTTTCTTCAGAATGAAGACCGTGGCCGGAGGGGAGATCACACCATCTACGACTACGTTCGTGGCAATTACCTTGATCCAAGGTCATGCAAGGTCACATGGGACTGGAAGGATccacaagaagtgggacacactATGACCTTCAGAGTTTAC CTGTTCTATAAAAATGGGCAGCCATTTCCAGCAAATCGGCCTGTGGGTTTGCGAGTCCAAATCTCCCATGTAGAGTTGGCTCTGGATATTCCTGTGACTCAAGAAGTGCTCCAGGAACCCAATTTGAATGTGGTTAAGGTCGTCTTCACAGTACGAAAAGCAGGCCGCTACGAAATAACTGTCAAGCTAAGGGGGCTGAATGTGGCTTATAGTCCTTATTACAAAATATTTCAGccag gTACAGTTGTTCCATCAAAAACTAAGATTGCATACCATTTTTCCACATTGGTTTTGACAATTGAACAGCAGCATGCAATACAGATTGAACCCAGGGATGAGTATGGCAATCCCACCAGTAATTCTGTATCCCTAATTGATGAAGAAAACTACAATGTGCAAGTCCATGAG CTTGGGACCCAAAATGAAGAGAACCCAGAGAATTACTATAGCAAATCAGTGTTGTCCAGTAAGTTGCAATGCCAGGTGTTGCTGAGACTGACCGTCAGGAAGAAGGGCTGTTTCCGTGCCTGTATCTCCTACCACAATCAACCCATCAGCAATGGAGAATTTGACATCATTGTTCTCAGTG AGAATGAAAAGAACACTGTAGAAAAGAGTGTCTCTACACCGGGAATGAGTATTTACTTTGAGGCCTACCTTTATAGCACAGGGAATTATTCTAACTCCACGTGGCAGTTATTCCCCTCTGCACTGCTGGTGTCACAGCGACGCCCGTCTACTGCCAACGAGGAAGATGACGAGGAGCGGGACTCCCCTTCTGAGGGAACACTGGACAAAGTGAAGAAACCAAAAAAGGTGTTTTGTTACCTATCACCAAAG CAACTCTCCGTGAAGGAATTTTACCTGAAAATCATTCCATGGCGACTTTTTACCTTCAGAGTATGTCCAGGAACAAAG TTTTCATACCATGGCCCTGATCCCATTCACAAGCATCTGACTCTGGTGGTGGACGATGGGATGCAGCCACCAGTAGAGCTCAGCTGCAAAGACAGAAACATCATGGCTGCAACATTCATAAGGTTTCTGCACAAAAATATAG GCTCGGAAACTTTCCAGGACAAGGTGAACTTCTTCCAGAGAGAGCTCCGGCAGCTGCATTCAAAAAGACCTCGCACCAAGACGTGCTTGAAGATCAGCCGGCATTCTGTCCTTGATTCA TCTCTGAAAGTGACACGAAACTTCTCAGTATCGGACTGGAGCAAGATCTTTGAGGTTGTTTTCCAAGATGAAGAAG CGCTTGACTGGGGTGGGCCCAGAAGAGAGTGGTTTGAGCTGGTCTGCAAATCACTTTTCGACACATCCAATGAGCTCTTCACACGTTTCAGTGATAACAACCAGGGCTTG GTCCACCCGAATGCAGACCGTCCTCCTCATCTCAGACTGAAGATGTACGAGTTTGCTGGGAAAGTGGTTGGAAAGTGCTTGTACGAGTCAGCCATGGGTGGGTCTTACAAACAGCTGGTACGAGCGAGGTTTTCACGCTCCTTCCTGGCTCAGATCATAGGTCTACGGATGACCTACAAG TACTTTGAAACAGATGATCAGGAATTCTACAAAACCAAAGTTTGCTTCATCCTCAATAATGATGTCAGTGAAATGGACCTTGTCTTTGCTGAGGAGAAATACAACAAATCAGGGCAGCTGGAGAAG GTGGTGGAGCTAATATCTGGTGGTGCTCAGATCCCAGTTACCAATGAGAACAAGATGTTCTACCTGAATCTCCTCGCACAGTACAGGCTGGCCAACCAGGTCAGAGAGGAGGTGGAACACTTCCTGAAGG gattaAATGAATTGGTTCCTGAAAACCTCTTGGCCATATTCGATGAAAATGAGTTAGAG CTGCTGATGTGTGGCACAGGGGATATCAATGCCTTGGATTTTAAAGCCCATGCTGTGATTGTGGGAGGATCTTGGCACTTCAGAGAGAAG gtAATGAAGTGGTTTTGGGCTGTAGTGTCAAGTTTTACCCAGGAAGAACTAGCTCGTTTATTGCAGTTCACAACCGGCTCCTCGCAGCTTCCTCCCGGAGGCTTTGCCGTGCTGTGCCCTTCCTTCCAGATCATAGCTGCACCCACACACAGCACACTGCCAACTGCGCACACCTG TTTTAACCAGTTGTGCCTCCCTACCTATGACTCCTATGAGGAGCTGCACAAAATGCTGAAACTGGCCATCAGTGAGGGAAGTGAAGGGTTTGGGATGTTATGA
- the LOC117423385 gene encoding apoptosis-resistant E3 ubiquitin protein ligase 1-like isoform X1, which yields MDRLFLLTFGLCSVVWVIFWEVKWKKSTENQIEEWLHVNRLSEYRHLFEDVQSLEELTLCVLSRLEEAVHKTQHWQEIEDTQSQLVRDFAFQEWLFSQGLEHYYHKLKALGCSSLDDLAQFDSQLQLSLAAWGYYYEDYIKLSTGVQVLQASRGHHDLDYETRLVHSLAQRRMNEKWSIAGALIFGCTVALCFLIRDLMFYVIGGITVSIIAFVFTIKFLCELAARVVSFLQNEDRGRRGDHTIYDYVRGNYLDPRSCKVTWDWKDPQEVGHTMTFRVYLFYKNGQPFPANRPVGLRVQISHVELALDIPVTQEVLQEPNLNVVKVVFTVRKAGRYEITVKLRGLNVAYSPYYKIFQPGTVVPSKTKIAYHFSTLVLTIEQQHAIQIEPRDEYGNPTSNSVSLIDEENYNVQVHELGTQNEENPENYYSKSVLSSKLQCQVLLRLTVRKKGCFRACISYHNQPISNGEFDIIVLSENEKNTVEKSVSTPGMSIYFEAYLYSTGNYSNSTWQLFPSALLVSQRRPSTANEEDDEERDSPSEGTLDKVKKPKKVFCYLSPKQLSVKEFYLKIIPWRLFTFRVCPGTKFSYHGPDPIHKHLTLVVDDGMQPPVELSCKDRNIMAATFIRFLHKNIGGSETFQDKVNFFQRELRQLHSKRPRTKTCLKISRHSVLDSSLKVTRNFSVSDWSKIFEVVFQDEEALDWGGPRREWFELVCKSLFDTSNELFTRFSDNNQGLVHPNADRPPHLRLKMYEFAGKVVGKCLYESAMGGSYKQLVRARFSRSFLAQIIGLRMTYKYFETDDQEFYKTKVCFILNNDVSEMDLVFAEEKYNKSGQLEKVVELISGGAQIPVTNENKMFYLNLLAQYRLANQVREEVEHFLKGLNELVPENLLAIFDENELELLMCGTGDINALDFKAHAVIVGGSWHFREKVMKWFWAVVSSFTQEELARLLQFTTGSSQLPPGGFAVLCPSFQIIAAPTHSTLPTAHTCFNQLCLPTYDSYEELHKMLKLAISEGSEGFGML from the exons ATGGACCGACTCTTCCTGCTGACTTTTGGTCTGTGCTCTGTTGTGTGGGTTATTTTCTGGGAAGTCAAGTGGAAGAAATCAACAGAAAATCAGATTGAAGAATGGCTCCATGTAAACAGACTTTCCGAATACAGACACCTCTTTGAAG ATGTGCAGTCCTTGGAAGAGCTGACTTTATGTGTCTTGTCCCGTTTGGAGGAAGCTGTGCATAAGACCCAGCATTGGCAGGAAATTGAGGATACACAAAGCCAGCTAGTCCGTGACTTTGCCTTTCAGGAGTGGCTCTTCTCTCAAGGTCTTGAGCACTATTACCACAA attaaaagCCTTGGGGTGCAGCAGCCTGGATGATTTAGCCCAGTTTGATAGTCAGCTACAGTTATCACTGGCTGCCTGGGGGTACTATTACGAAGATTATATCAAACTGTCGACTGGTGTGCAGGTCCTACAAGCTTCGAGGGGACACCACGATCTAGACTACGAGACTCGGCTGGTCCACAGCTTGGCTCAACGGCGAATGAATGAAAAGTGGTCTATAG ctggAGCTCTGATTTTCGGCTGTACTGTTGCACTGTGCTTTCTCATAAGGGACCTCATGTTTTACGTGATTG GTGGAATTACAGTTTCCATTATAGCGTTTGTCTTCACAATTAAGTTTCTGTGTGAACTTGCGGCTAGAGTCGTCAGCTTTCTTCAGAATGAAGACCGTGGCCGGAGGGGAGATCACACCATCTACGACTACGTTCGTGGCAATTACCTTGATCCAAGGTCATGCAAGGTCACATGGGACTGGAAGGATccacaagaagtgggacacactATGACCTTCAGAGTTTAC CTGTTCTATAAAAATGGGCAGCCATTTCCAGCAAATCGGCCTGTGGGTTTGCGAGTCCAAATCTCCCATGTAGAGTTGGCTCTGGATATTCCTGTGACTCAAGAAGTGCTCCAGGAACCCAATTTGAATGTGGTTAAGGTCGTCTTCACAGTACGAAAAGCAGGCCGCTACGAAATAACTGTCAAGCTAAGGGGGCTGAATGTGGCTTATAGTCCTTATTACAAAATATTTCAGccag gTACAGTTGTTCCATCAAAAACTAAGATTGCATACCATTTTTCCACATTGGTTTTGACAATTGAACAGCAGCATGCAATACAGATTGAACCCAGGGATGAGTATGGCAATCCCACCAGTAATTCTGTATCCCTAATTGATGAAGAAAACTACAATGTGCAAGTCCATGAG CTTGGGACCCAAAATGAAGAGAACCCAGAGAATTACTATAGCAAATCAGTGTTGTCCAGTAAGTTGCAATGCCAGGTGTTGCTGAGACTGACCGTCAGGAAGAAGGGCTGTTTCCGTGCCTGTATCTCCTACCACAATCAACCCATCAGCAATGGAGAATTTGACATCATTGTTCTCAGTG AGAATGAAAAGAACACTGTAGAAAAGAGTGTCTCTACACCGGGAATGAGTATTTACTTTGAGGCCTACCTTTATAGCACAGGGAATTATTCTAACTCCACGTGGCAGTTATTCCCCTCTGCACTGCTGGTGTCACAGCGACGCCCGTCTACTGCCAACGAGGAAGATGACGAGGAGCGGGACTCCCCTTCTGAGGGAACACTGGACAAAGTGAAGAAACCAAAAAAGGTGTTTTGTTACCTATCACCAAAG CAACTCTCCGTGAAGGAATTTTACCTGAAAATCATTCCATGGCGACTTTTTACCTTCAGAGTATGTCCAGGAACAAAG TTTTCATACCATGGCCCTGATCCCATTCACAAGCATCTGACTCTGGTGGTGGACGATGGGATGCAGCCACCAGTAGAGCTCAGCTGCAAAGACAGAAACATCATGGCTGCAACATTCATAAGGTTTCTGCACAAAAATATAG GAGGCTCGGAAACTTTCCAGGACAAGGTGAACTTCTTCCAGAGAGAGCTCCGGCAGCTGCATTCAAAAAGACCTCGCACCAAGACGTGCTTGAAGATCAGCCGGCATTCTGTCCTTGATTCA TCTCTGAAAGTGACACGAAACTTCTCAGTATCGGACTGGAGCAAGATCTTTGAGGTTGTTTTCCAAGATGAAGAAG CGCTTGACTGGGGTGGGCCCAGAAGAGAGTGGTTTGAGCTGGTCTGCAAATCACTTTTCGACACATCCAATGAGCTCTTCACACGTTTCAGTGATAACAACCAGGGCTTG GTCCACCCGAATGCAGACCGTCCTCCTCATCTCAGACTGAAGATGTACGAGTTTGCTGGGAAAGTGGTTGGAAAGTGCTTGTACGAGTCAGCCATGGGTGGGTCTTACAAACAGCTGGTACGAGCGAGGTTTTCACGCTCCTTCCTGGCTCAGATCATAGGTCTACGGATGACCTACAAG TACTTTGAAACAGATGATCAGGAATTCTACAAAACCAAAGTTTGCTTCATCCTCAATAATGATGTCAGTGAAATGGACCTTGTCTTTGCTGAGGAGAAATACAACAAATCAGGGCAGCTGGAGAAG GTGGTGGAGCTAATATCTGGTGGTGCTCAGATCCCAGTTACCAATGAGAACAAGATGTTCTACCTGAATCTCCTCGCACAGTACAGGCTGGCCAACCAGGTCAGAGAGGAGGTGGAACACTTCCTGAAGG gattaAATGAATTGGTTCCTGAAAACCTCTTGGCCATATTCGATGAAAATGAGTTAGAG CTGCTGATGTGTGGCACAGGGGATATCAATGCCTTGGATTTTAAAGCCCATGCTGTGATTGTGGGAGGATCTTGGCACTTCAGAGAGAAG gtAATGAAGTGGTTTTGGGCTGTAGTGTCAAGTTTTACCCAGGAAGAACTAGCTCGTTTATTGCAGTTCACAACCGGCTCCTCGCAGCTTCCTCCCGGAGGCTTTGCCGTGCTGTGCCCTTCCTTCCAGATCATAGCTGCACCCACACACAGCACACTGCCAACTGCGCACACCTG TTTTAACCAGTTGTGCCTCCCTACCTATGACTCCTATGAGGAGCTGCACAAAATGCTGAAACTGGCCATCAGTGAGGGAAGTGAAGGGTTTGGGATGTTATGA